A window of Argopecten irradians isolate NY chromosome 1, Ai_NY, whole genome shotgun sequence contains these coding sequences:
- the LOC138315924 gene encoding uncharacterized protein isoform X4: protein MDIDEQLRAQSKVLLQRLKAKQGRLQNIVNYQSSEEDTNLKETGKGTMIKSSSVSTKKPDIVKCSSKEAELDVSTTVEKRPHNGQPSAREQLAKARQNSRKKSNCDKSDKLTKGIATEANNFNTHHQKQDVGRKELALHKDIDDCATTTPKVVTEENKLCGQLSNLRSEVKRWRDTDKETDVKLRRKIIDKNVKVDSQLNESECKEDEHSRLNFSYSKFDESDINYLRSKFGTSPEDVDIGEDEEQTETSKNNNAGDHDKMLHSAGNDRKVANFIRDTMSKPKSILMTTGPKDLKRSLSKVSFMTSRDASTMSVPEMDRHLLGYDWIAALLDNDRGTMDRSENYFEELREFRRINRDECVNNFYMDGVDDLLANRDREPSPVAEALEETKVKPYTVNDRLFTEPLKQQVVHYDDNEDRDPKKTKPPTFEEPRFVRVSIPRSTLLSPHRVKPHRRKSLDDTDSFSLSTHCVRGYENAVPSMVPAASNVGLRDATHGTKSMIQTTLADAEKVAASFPYPWTSSAPDRIRQPRSDHADLYKSYQDMTLPSRLQASTTGKEEESSALKQATEDLLNSTYSLMFEMEKIKKQRDIHSTRPMGNVA, encoded by the exons ATGGATATTGATGAACAGCTAAGAGCACAGAGCAAAGTGCTTTTGCAGCGTTTGAAGGCAAAACAGGGCAGACTTCAGAACATTGTCAACTATCAGTCATCAGAGGAGGACACAAATTTAAAGGAAACTGGTAAAGGGACTATGATTAAGAGTTCTAGTGTCAGTACAAAGAAACCTGATATAGTCAAGTGTTCTTCTAAGGAAGCAGAATTAGATGTGTCCACAACTGTTGAAAAAAGACCCCATAATGGTCAACCTAGTGCTCGGGAACAGCTTGCAAAAGCCCGACAGAATAGCAGGAAAAAGTCAAATTGTGATAAGTCTGACAAATTAACTAAAGGTATTGCTACAGAGGCAAATAACTTCAATACACACCACCAAAAACAGGATGTAGGGCGCAAAGAATTAGCTCTCCATAAAGACATTGATGACTGTGCTACTACTACACCTAAAGTAGTTACTGAGGAGAACAAGCTGTGTGGTCAGTTATCAAACTTGAGGTCAGAGGTTAAACGATGGAGAGATACTGATAAAGAAACAGATGTGAAATTACGCAGGAAAATAATAGACAAAAATGTTAAAGTTGATTCTCAACTAAATGAAAGTGAATGTAAGGAAGATGAGCATTCAAGGTTGAACTTTAGTTACTCAAAATTTGATGAAAGTGACATCAATTATCTGAGATCGAAGTTTGGGACTTCCCCTGAGGATGTTGATATAGGTGAGGATGAAGAACAAACGGAAACATCAAAAAACAACAATGCTGGGGATCATGATAAGATGTTACATTCGGCTGGAAATGATAGGAAGGTAGCAAACTTCATTCGTGATACTATGAGTAAACCGAAGTCAATCTTGATGACAACTGGGCCAAAGGATCTAAAACGG TCTCTGAGTAAGGTGAGTTTTATGACGTCCCGAGACGCTAGCACTATGAGTGTCCCTGAAATGGACCGACATCTTCTTGGTTACGACTGGATTGCTGCATTACTGGATAATGACCGTGGCACAATGGATCGTTCAGAAAATTACTTTGAGGAGCTGAGAGAGTTTCGTCGTATAAACAGGGATGAATGTGTAAACAACTTCTATATGGA TGGTGTGGACGACTTACTGGCCAACAGAGACAGGGAGCCATCTCCCGTGGCAGAAGCTTTGGAGGAAACTA AAGTGAAGCCATACACAGTCAATGACAGACTATTCACAGAACCCCTGAAGCAACAAGTAGTCCACTATGATGATAACGAGGACAGAGATCCAAAGAAAACTAAACCTCCTACCTTTGAGGAGCCTAGATTTGTGAG GGTAAGCATTCCACGTTCTACCTTGCTATCTCCTCATCGAGTTAAACCCCACCGCAGAAAAAGTCTTGACGACACAGACTCCTTTTCTTTATCTACG CACTGTGTGAGAGGCTATGAGAATGCTGTGCCGTCTATGGTTCCTGCCGCTTCCAATGTTGGCCTTCGCGATGCTACTCATGGTACCAAATCCATGATACAAACT ACTTTGGCGGACGCTGAAAAGGTGGCAGCTAGTTTCCCGTACCCATGGACATCCTCAGCCCCAGATAGGATCCGCCAGCCTCGTTCTGATCATGCTGACCTCTATAAATCGTACCAGGATATGACACTACCATCTCGTCTCCAAGCCAGCACTACAGGGAAGGAGGAGGAATCGTCCGCCCTCAAACAAGCTACAGAAGATCTGCTTAATTCTACCTACTCACTCATGTTTGAGATGGAGAAGATTAAAAAGCAGCGAGACATACACTCTACTCGTCCTATGGGGAATGTGGCTTAG
- the LOC138315924 gene encoding uncharacterized protein isoform X2: MDIDEQLRAQSKVLLQRLKAKQGRLQNIVNYQSSEEDTNLKETGKGTMIKSSSVSTKKPDIVKCSSKEAELDVSTTVEKRPHNGQPSAREQLAKARQNSRKKSNCDKSDKLTKGIATEANNFNTHHQKQDVGRKELALHKDIDDCATTTPKVVTEENKLCGQLSNLRSEVKRWRDTDKETDVKLRRKIIDKNVKVDSQLNESECKEDEHSRLNFSYSKFDESDINYLRSKFGTSPEDVDIGEDEEQTETSKNNNAGDHDKMLHSAGNDRKVANFIRDTMSKPKSILMTTGPKDLKRSLSKVSFMTSRDASTMSVPEMDRHLLGYDWIAALLDNDRGTMDRSENYFEELREFRRINRDECVNNFYMDGVDDLLANRDREPSPVAEALEETKVKPYTVNDRLFTEPLKQQVVHYDDNEDRDPKKTKPPTFEEPRFVRVSIPRSTLLSPHRVKPHRRKSLDDTDSFSLSTHCVRGYENAVPSMVPAASNVGLRDATHGTKSMIQTLNRAGSPRSADCVNRWNGRQTLADAEKVAASFPYPWTSSAPDRIRQPRSDHADLYKSYQDMTLPSRLQASTTGKEEESSALKQATEDLLNSTYSLMFEMEKIKKQRDIHSTRPMGNVA, translated from the exons ATGGATATTGATGAACAGCTAAGAGCACAGAGCAAAGTGCTTTTGCAGCGTTTGAAGGCAAAACAGGGCAGACTTCAGAACATTGTCAACTATCAGTCATCAGAGGAGGACACAAATTTAAAGGAAACTGGTAAAGGGACTATGATTAAGAGTTCTAGTGTCAGTACAAAGAAACCTGATATAGTCAAGTGTTCTTCTAAGGAAGCAGAATTAGATGTGTCCACAACTGTTGAAAAAAGACCCCATAATGGTCAACCTAGTGCTCGGGAACAGCTTGCAAAAGCCCGACAGAATAGCAGGAAAAAGTCAAATTGTGATAAGTCTGACAAATTAACTAAAGGTATTGCTACAGAGGCAAATAACTTCAATACACACCACCAAAAACAGGATGTAGGGCGCAAAGAATTAGCTCTCCATAAAGACATTGATGACTGTGCTACTACTACACCTAAAGTAGTTACTGAGGAGAACAAGCTGTGTGGTCAGTTATCAAACTTGAGGTCAGAGGTTAAACGATGGAGAGATACTGATAAAGAAACAGATGTGAAATTACGCAGGAAAATAATAGACAAAAATGTTAAAGTTGATTCTCAACTAAATGAAAGTGAATGTAAGGAAGATGAGCATTCAAGGTTGAACTTTAGTTACTCAAAATTTGATGAAAGTGACATCAATTATCTGAGATCGAAGTTTGGGACTTCCCCTGAGGATGTTGATATAGGTGAGGATGAAGAACAAACGGAAACATCAAAAAACAACAATGCTGGGGATCATGATAAGATGTTACATTCGGCTGGAAATGATAGGAAGGTAGCAAACTTCATTCGTGATACTATGAGTAAACCGAAGTCAATCTTGATGACAACTGGGCCAAAGGATCTAAAACGG TCTCTGAGTAAGGTGAGTTTTATGACGTCCCGAGACGCTAGCACTATGAGTGTCCCTGAAATGGACCGACATCTTCTTGGTTACGACTGGATTGCTGCATTACTGGATAATGACCGTGGCACAATGGATCGTTCAGAAAATTACTTTGAGGAGCTGAGAGAGTTTCGTCGTATAAACAGGGATGAATGTGTAAACAACTTCTATATGGA TGGTGTGGACGACTTACTGGCCAACAGAGACAGGGAGCCATCTCCCGTGGCAGAAGCTTTGGAGGAAACTA AAGTGAAGCCATACACAGTCAATGACAGACTATTCACAGAACCCCTGAAGCAACAAGTAGTCCACTATGATGATAACGAGGACAGAGATCCAAAGAAAACTAAACCTCCTACCTTTGAGGAGCCTAGATTTGTGAG GGTAAGCATTCCACGTTCTACCTTGCTATCTCCTCATCGAGTTAAACCCCACCGCAGAAAAAGTCTTGACGACACAGACTCCTTTTCTTTATCTACG CACTGTGTGAGAGGCTATGAGAATGCTGTGCCGTCTATGGTTCCTGCCGCTTCCAATGTTGGCCTTCGCGATGCTACTCATGGTACCAAATCCATGATACAAACT TTAAACAGAGCTGGTTCACCAAGATCAGCTGATTGTGTAAACCGTTGGAATGGACGACAG ACTTTGGCGGACGCTGAAAAGGTGGCAGCTAGTTTCCCGTACCCATGGACATCCTCAGCCCCAGATAGGATCCGCCAGCCTCGTTCTGATCATGCTGACCTCTATAAATCGTACCAGGATATGACACTACCATCTCGTCTCCAAGCCAGCACTACAGGGAAGGAGGAGGAATCGTCCGCCCTCAAACAAGCTACAGAAGATCTGCTTAATTCTACCTACTCACTCATGTTTGAGATGGAGAAGATTAAAAAGCAGCGAGACATACACTCTACTCGTCCTATGGGGAATGTGGCTTAG
- the LOC138315924 gene encoding uncharacterized protein isoform X3 — protein MDIDEQLRAQSKVLLQRLKAKQGRLQNIVNYQSSEEDTNLKETGKGTMIKSSSVSTKKPDIVKCSSKEAELDVSTTVEKRPHNGQPSAREQLAKARQNSRKKSNCDKSDKLTKGIATEANNFNTHHQKQDVGRKELALHKDIDDCATTTPKVVTEENKLCGQLSNLRSEVKRWRDTDKETDVKLRRKIIDKNVKVDSQLNESECKEDEHSRLNFSYSKFDESDINYLRSKFGTSPEDVDIGEDEEQTETSKNNNAGDHDKMLHSAGNDRKVANFIRDTMSKPKSILMTTGPKDLKRSLSKVSFMTSRDASTMSVPEMDRHLLGYDWIAALLDNDRGTMDRSENYFEELREFRRINRDECVNNFYMDGVDDLLANRDREPSPVAEALEETREKCRTCSKVKPYTVNDRLFTEPLKQQVVHYDDNEDRDPKKTKPPTFEEPRFVRVSIPRSTLLSPHRVKPHRRKSLDDTDSFSLSTHCVRGYENAVPSMVPAASNVGLRDATHGTKSMIQTTLADAEKVAASFPYPWTSSAPDRIRQPRSDHADLYKSYQDMTLPSRLQASTTGKEEESSALKQATEDLLNSTYSLMFEMEKIKKQRDIHSTRPMGNVA, from the exons ATGGATATTGATGAACAGCTAAGAGCACAGAGCAAAGTGCTTTTGCAGCGTTTGAAGGCAAAACAGGGCAGACTTCAGAACATTGTCAACTATCAGTCATCAGAGGAGGACACAAATTTAAAGGAAACTGGTAAAGGGACTATGATTAAGAGTTCTAGTGTCAGTACAAAGAAACCTGATATAGTCAAGTGTTCTTCTAAGGAAGCAGAATTAGATGTGTCCACAACTGTTGAAAAAAGACCCCATAATGGTCAACCTAGTGCTCGGGAACAGCTTGCAAAAGCCCGACAGAATAGCAGGAAAAAGTCAAATTGTGATAAGTCTGACAAATTAACTAAAGGTATTGCTACAGAGGCAAATAACTTCAATACACACCACCAAAAACAGGATGTAGGGCGCAAAGAATTAGCTCTCCATAAAGACATTGATGACTGTGCTACTACTACACCTAAAGTAGTTACTGAGGAGAACAAGCTGTGTGGTCAGTTATCAAACTTGAGGTCAGAGGTTAAACGATGGAGAGATACTGATAAAGAAACAGATGTGAAATTACGCAGGAAAATAATAGACAAAAATGTTAAAGTTGATTCTCAACTAAATGAAAGTGAATGTAAGGAAGATGAGCATTCAAGGTTGAACTTTAGTTACTCAAAATTTGATGAAAGTGACATCAATTATCTGAGATCGAAGTTTGGGACTTCCCCTGAGGATGTTGATATAGGTGAGGATGAAGAACAAACGGAAACATCAAAAAACAACAATGCTGGGGATCATGATAAGATGTTACATTCGGCTGGAAATGATAGGAAGGTAGCAAACTTCATTCGTGATACTATGAGTAAACCGAAGTCAATCTTGATGACAACTGGGCCAAAGGATCTAAAACGG TCTCTGAGTAAGGTGAGTTTTATGACGTCCCGAGACGCTAGCACTATGAGTGTCCCTGAAATGGACCGACATCTTCTTGGTTACGACTGGATTGCTGCATTACTGGATAATGACCGTGGCACAATGGATCGTTCAGAAAATTACTTTGAGGAGCTGAGAGAGTTTCGTCGTATAAACAGGGATGAATGTGTAAACAACTTCTATATGGA TGGTGTGGACGACTTACTGGCCAACAGAGACAGGGAGCCATCTCCCGTGGCAGAAGCTTTGGAGGAAACTA GAGAAAAGTGCAGAACTTGCTCTA AAGTGAAGCCATACACAGTCAATGACAGACTATTCACAGAACCCCTGAAGCAACAAGTAGTCCACTATGATGATAACGAGGACAGAGATCCAAAGAAAACTAAACCTCCTACCTTTGAGGAGCCTAGATTTGTGAG GGTAAGCATTCCACGTTCTACCTTGCTATCTCCTCATCGAGTTAAACCCCACCGCAGAAAAAGTCTTGACGACACAGACTCCTTTTCTTTATCTACG CACTGTGTGAGAGGCTATGAGAATGCTGTGCCGTCTATGGTTCCTGCCGCTTCCAATGTTGGCCTTCGCGATGCTACTCATGGTACCAAATCCATGATACAAACT ACTTTGGCGGACGCTGAAAAGGTGGCAGCTAGTTTCCCGTACCCATGGACATCCTCAGCCCCAGATAGGATCCGCCAGCCTCGTTCTGATCATGCTGACCTCTATAAATCGTACCAGGATATGACACTACCATCTCGTCTCCAAGCCAGCACTACAGGGAAGGAGGAGGAATCGTCCGCCCTCAAACAAGCTACAGAAGATCTGCTTAATTCTACCTACTCACTCATGTTTGAGATGGAGAAGATTAAAAAGCAGCGAGACATACACTCTACTCGTCCTATGGGGAATGTGGCTTAG
- the LOC138315924 gene encoding uncharacterized protein isoform X1 produces the protein MDIDEQLRAQSKVLLQRLKAKQGRLQNIVNYQSSEEDTNLKETGKGTMIKSSSVSTKKPDIVKCSSKEAELDVSTTVEKRPHNGQPSAREQLAKARQNSRKKSNCDKSDKLTKGIATEANNFNTHHQKQDVGRKELALHKDIDDCATTTPKVVTEENKLCGQLSNLRSEVKRWRDTDKETDVKLRRKIIDKNVKVDSQLNESECKEDEHSRLNFSYSKFDESDINYLRSKFGTSPEDVDIGEDEEQTETSKNNNAGDHDKMLHSAGNDRKVANFIRDTMSKPKSILMTTGPKDLKRSLSKVSFMTSRDASTMSVPEMDRHLLGYDWIAALLDNDRGTMDRSENYFEELREFRRINRDECVNNFYMDGVDDLLANRDREPSPVAEALEETREKCRTCSKVKPYTVNDRLFTEPLKQQVVHYDDNEDRDPKKTKPPTFEEPRFVRVSIPRSTLLSPHRVKPHRRKSLDDTDSFSLSTHCVRGYENAVPSMVPAASNVGLRDATHGTKSMIQTLNRAGSPRSADCVNRWNGRQTLADAEKVAASFPYPWTSSAPDRIRQPRSDHADLYKSYQDMTLPSRLQASTTGKEEESSALKQATEDLLNSTYSLMFEMEKIKKQRDIHSTRPMGNVA, from the exons ATGGATATTGATGAACAGCTAAGAGCACAGAGCAAAGTGCTTTTGCAGCGTTTGAAGGCAAAACAGGGCAGACTTCAGAACATTGTCAACTATCAGTCATCAGAGGAGGACACAAATTTAAAGGAAACTGGTAAAGGGACTATGATTAAGAGTTCTAGTGTCAGTACAAAGAAACCTGATATAGTCAAGTGTTCTTCTAAGGAAGCAGAATTAGATGTGTCCACAACTGTTGAAAAAAGACCCCATAATGGTCAACCTAGTGCTCGGGAACAGCTTGCAAAAGCCCGACAGAATAGCAGGAAAAAGTCAAATTGTGATAAGTCTGACAAATTAACTAAAGGTATTGCTACAGAGGCAAATAACTTCAATACACACCACCAAAAACAGGATGTAGGGCGCAAAGAATTAGCTCTCCATAAAGACATTGATGACTGTGCTACTACTACACCTAAAGTAGTTACTGAGGAGAACAAGCTGTGTGGTCAGTTATCAAACTTGAGGTCAGAGGTTAAACGATGGAGAGATACTGATAAAGAAACAGATGTGAAATTACGCAGGAAAATAATAGACAAAAATGTTAAAGTTGATTCTCAACTAAATGAAAGTGAATGTAAGGAAGATGAGCATTCAAGGTTGAACTTTAGTTACTCAAAATTTGATGAAAGTGACATCAATTATCTGAGATCGAAGTTTGGGACTTCCCCTGAGGATGTTGATATAGGTGAGGATGAAGAACAAACGGAAACATCAAAAAACAACAATGCTGGGGATCATGATAAGATGTTACATTCGGCTGGAAATGATAGGAAGGTAGCAAACTTCATTCGTGATACTATGAGTAAACCGAAGTCAATCTTGATGACAACTGGGCCAAAGGATCTAAAACGG TCTCTGAGTAAGGTGAGTTTTATGACGTCCCGAGACGCTAGCACTATGAGTGTCCCTGAAATGGACCGACATCTTCTTGGTTACGACTGGATTGCTGCATTACTGGATAATGACCGTGGCACAATGGATCGTTCAGAAAATTACTTTGAGGAGCTGAGAGAGTTTCGTCGTATAAACAGGGATGAATGTGTAAACAACTTCTATATGGA TGGTGTGGACGACTTACTGGCCAACAGAGACAGGGAGCCATCTCCCGTGGCAGAAGCTTTGGAGGAAACTA GAGAAAAGTGCAGAACTTGCTCTA AAGTGAAGCCATACACAGTCAATGACAGACTATTCACAGAACCCCTGAAGCAACAAGTAGTCCACTATGATGATAACGAGGACAGAGATCCAAAGAAAACTAAACCTCCTACCTTTGAGGAGCCTAGATTTGTGAG GGTAAGCATTCCACGTTCTACCTTGCTATCTCCTCATCGAGTTAAACCCCACCGCAGAAAAAGTCTTGACGACACAGACTCCTTTTCTTTATCTACG CACTGTGTGAGAGGCTATGAGAATGCTGTGCCGTCTATGGTTCCTGCCGCTTCCAATGTTGGCCTTCGCGATGCTACTCATGGTACCAAATCCATGATACAAACT TTAAACAGAGCTGGTTCACCAAGATCAGCTGATTGTGTAAACCGTTGGAATGGACGACAG ACTTTGGCGGACGCTGAAAAGGTGGCAGCTAGTTTCCCGTACCCATGGACATCCTCAGCCCCAGATAGGATCCGCCAGCCTCGTTCTGATCATGCTGACCTCTATAAATCGTACCAGGATATGACACTACCATCTCGTCTCCAAGCCAGCACTACAGGGAAGGAGGAGGAATCGTCCGCCCTCAAACAAGCTACAGAAGATCTGCTTAATTCTACCTACTCACTCATGTTTGAGATGGAGAAGATTAAAAAGCAGCGAGACATACACTCTACTCGTCCTATGGGGAATGTGGCTTAG
- the LOC138315930 gene encoding xyloside xylosyltransferase 1-like, whose amino-acid sequence MIYIKKSQFLTLIIGCILVYILFNFWPWSSQTFTTNNQKYYTSMDQVQREKPATTRVKAKQQEDVRKKIYNIDVIITFSKAKDNRGLQQKFEVTVSSMFKWASVPLSLYIIGDDESKGLADSIIEGAAAKHNARYTMMPLDVEHLAKELHEIVKEMQPYFSYKPGAYYSDALFFLSMALHKVLPLSISNVIMLDADLKFNTDIAKLYEEFYKFSEENVMGIARENQPVYRHTFSLYRTKHRGTRVGDPPPNGLTGFNSGVLLLDLEKMRSSDRYNSLLTASSVKSLTTEYSFQGHLGDQDFFTLVSMSHENLFYILPCTWNRQLCEWWRDKGYQDVFDLYFKCEGHINIYHGNCNTPLPVLDWEKS is encoded by the exons ATGATTTATATTAAGAAGTCTCAGTTTCTGACCTTGATAATTGGTTGTATTTTAGTTTACATTCTTTTCAATTTCTGGCCATGGTCATCACAAACGTTTACAACAAACAACCAGAAATACTACACATCAATGGACCAGGTCCAAAGAGAAAAGCCAGCCACAACAAGAGTGAAGGCAAAACAACAGGAGGACGTAAGGaagaaaatatacaatatcGATGTGATTATAACGTTTAGCAAGGCAAAAGATAATCGAGGACTCCAGCAGAAATTTGAGGTTACTGTATCGTCCATGTTTAAATGGGCAAGTGTGCCTTTGTCACTGTACATTATCGGCGACGATGAGAGTAAGGGCCTGGCTGATTCCATTATAGAAGGAGCTGCGGCCAAACACAACGCTAGATACACG ATGATGCCATTGGACGTGGAACACCTTGCAAAGGAATTACATGAGATTGTGAAAGAGATGCAGCCCTACTTTAGTTACAAACCTGGGGCCTACTACAGTGATGCCTTATTTTTCCTGTCCATGGCTCTACATAAGGTCCTTCCTTTGTCCATCAGTAATGTCATTATGTTGGATGCTGATCTCAAATTCAATACAGACATAGCAAAACTGTATGAAGAATTCTACAAATTCTCAGAAGAAAATGTTATGGGGATAGCCCGTGAGAACCAGCCAGTATACCGTCACACTTTCTCCCTGTATAGAACAAAACATCGCGGGACTCGTGTGGGAGATCCACCTCCCAACGGTTTGACAGGATTCAATAGTGGTGTGTTACTTCTTGACCTAGAGAAGATGAGATCTTCAGATCGTTATAACTCATTACTGACAGCATCTTCAGTTAAGTCCTTAACGACTGAATATTCATTCCAAGGTCACCTTGGAGACCAAGACTTTTTCACTTTAGTTTCCATGTCTCATGAGAACTTATTTTACATCTTGCCTTGTACTTGGAATAGACAGTTATGTGAATGGTGGAGGGACAAAGGTTACCAGGATGTGTTTGACCTCTATTTTAAATGTGAAGGTCACATTAATATTTACCATGGAAACTGTAATACACCTCTGCCAGTATTAGATTGGGAAAAGTCCTAG